TGATCTGAAGGATGAATAAGAAATTAGAGAACATCATCTTCGGGACCCCAAACACTTTGCAGAGCCTGGATATCAGCCTCGGAGAACCAAGTATTGATTGGACGATCAACTGGGTGGTTGTAAGACATGATCGAGTCGTACCGAGTCCACTTTGGGTCATAAGCAAGATCTTTCAAGCCAAGAGCATGGCCGATTTCGTGAACCAGAGAACTTTTCTCCGCATCGGCAAATGCATCCAACGCATCAACATCTCTCCAGGAAAGATCAAACTGATCGTCATCTGAGTGTGCAGAGCCACCGCCGACCCAATCGCTCGGCACATCAAAAAGAGCATTCGACTGCCAATAGCTATTACTTGATGCTCGATAAATATTGATATCAGACTCACCGTATGGATCTGACTCAACAAAGTCTAAATCCAACAAAGGATCCAGCCTTTCGAAGACACTCCGGATGAAACTTTTGTGTTCGTCATTGTGATTCCAAGCATGAACGACGCGAGCCTGGGAACCGATGGCCAATTCGGTTGCAGCACCTTCAGCAACCGATGGATTGTCATAAATGCTGTACTCAACAATCTCACCACCAGCAATCCCTTTCTGAAGGTATCGCTCTAAA
This region of Synechococcus sp. NOUM97013 genomic DNA includes:
- a CDS encoding matrixin family metalloprotease yields the protein MSLAPDVLTGLERYLQKGIAGGEIVEYSIYDNPSVAEGAATELAIGSQARVVHAWNHNDEHKSFIRSVFERLDPLLDLDFVESDPYGESDINIYRASSNSYWQSNALFDVPSDWVGGGSAHSDDDQFDLSWRDVDALDAFADAEKSSLVHEIGHALGLKDLAYDPKWTRYDSIMSYNHPVDRPINTWFSEADIQALQSVWGPEDDVL